One part of the Polycyclovorans algicola TG408 genome encodes these proteins:
- a CDS encoding S-methyl-5'-thioinosine phosphorylase, with protein sequence MTATLALIGGTGINRWPGLDVVQPHRLETPWGPPSGPLIEGRLGGQSVVFLARHGDGHKIPPHAINYRANIAALAALGITRVVAIAAVGGIAEWLAPGGLALPEDLIDYTTGREHSYSDGRPGAPLDHVEMTPAYDADLRADLRLAAAASGVTLCGEGVLGVTNGPRLETAAEIRRLQRDGCDMVGMTGMPEAALAREKGLAYACLAVSVNWGAGLKGGGSIHAEIEASIARGMTQVQALIAALISGAAATA encoded by the coding sequence ATGACAGCCACCCTCGCCCTCATCGGCGGCACCGGCATCAACCGCTGGCCGGGCCTGGACGTCGTGCAACCGCATCGCCTCGAAACGCCCTGGGGTCCGCCGTCGGGGCCGCTGATCGAGGGACGACTCGGCGGTCAGTCGGTGGTTTTCCTGGCACGCCACGGCGACGGCCACAAGATACCGCCGCATGCCATCAACTATCGCGCCAACATCGCGGCGCTGGCCGCGCTGGGCATCACCCGCGTGGTTGCCATTGCCGCTGTGGGCGGGATTGCCGAGTGGCTTGCCCCCGGTGGGCTGGCCTTGCCAGAGGACCTGATTGACTACACCACCGGGCGTGAGCATAGCTATTCGGACGGTCGCCCCGGCGCGCCGCTCGACCATGTCGAGATGACACCCGCTTACGACGCCGACCTGCGCGCCGACCTGCGTTTGGCAGCGGCAGCGTCTGGCGTGACGCTTTGCGGCGAGGGCGTGCTGGGGGTGACCAACGGGCCACGCCTCGAGACCGCTGCCGAGATTCGCCGCTTGCAGCGCGATGGTTGTGACATGGTCGGCATGACCGGAATGCCTGAAGCGGCACTGGCGCGTGAGAAGGGTCTCGCGTATGCCTGTCTTGCCGTGTCGGTCAATTGGGGCGCGGGGCTCAAGGGCGGCGGCAGCATTCACGCCGAAATCGAAGCCTCTATCGCGCGCGGCATGACGCAGGTCCAGGCCTTGATCGCGGCCTTGATCAGCGGTGCCGCCGCGACCGCATGA
- a CDS encoding hypoxanthine-guanine phosphoribosyltransferase, giving the protein MSTPSRFAEAQAVLLDADCLFDASAVNAAYDRISRAIRVEYATLNPVVLCVMIGGLIPTVEIIKRLNFPFELDYLHATRYRGETTGSQLVWKVEPSTVLTDRHVLIIDDILDEGHTLLAIQRAVLAQSPASLKTAVLSEKRHSRKAPGVAAQFVGLPLPDRYVFGCGMDYKEYFRQLPGIYAVGAASGDA; this is encoded by the coding sequence ATGAGCACGCCCAGCCGCTTCGCCGAGGCCCAAGCGGTGCTGCTTGACGCCGATTGTCTGTTCGATGCCAGCGCCGTCAATGCGGCCTACGACCGAATCTCGCGGGCCATACGGGTCGAATACGCCACGCTCAATCCGGTGGTGCTGTGCGTGATGATTGGCGGGTTGATTCCGACGGTCGAAATCATCAAGCGCCTGAACTTTCCGTTCGAGCTGGATTATTTGCACGCCACCCGCTATCGCGGTGAGACGACGGGCAGCCAGTTGGTCTGGAAAGTGGAGCCCAGCACCGTACTCACGGATCGCCACGTGTTGATCATTGATGACATTCTTGACGAAGGACACACCCTGCTCGCGATCCAGCGTGCGGTTTTGGCGCAGTCGCCTGCGAGCCTCAAGACGGCGGTGCTGAGCGAGAAGCGGCACAGCCGCAAGGCCCCTGGCGTGGCCGCCCAGTTTGTCGGTTTGCCGTTGCCTGATCGCTACGTGTTCGGCTGCGGCATGGACTACAAGGAATATTTCCGCCAGCTGCCGGGCATTTATGCGGTTGGCGCGGCGAGCGGTGACGCATGA
- the nagZ gene encoding beta-N-acetylhexosaminidase, whose protein sequence is MNKPSLIGPLMLDVGGLEVTAEDREVLSHPLVGGVILFTRNYRDAVQLKALCDDLLAIKTPRLLLAVDHEGGRIQRFRVGFSRLPAMRSIGERLRESVANAEAEAEQVGNTIGTELAAFGIDLPFAPVLDIDHGVSGVIGDRAFGSDVQTVIQLARAFRRGLNRAGLSATGKHYPGHGAVTADSHHELPVDRRPLADIERGELQPFEALIRDGLESIMTAHVRYTAVDDTPASLSAHWVKTVLRKQLGFQGVVFTDDLSMGGAAAVGSMEDRARMALDAGSDMLLVCNDRPASIALLDALRDVRPRPTASVRLHNLYRREPA, encoded by the coding sequence ATGAATAAGCCGTCGCTGATCGGTCCGCTGATGCTCGACGTCGGCGGGCTCGAAGTCACCGCCGAGGATCGTGAAGTGCTGTCGCATCCGCTGGTGGGCGGGGTGATTCTCTTCACCCGCAATTATCGCGACGCGGTGCAGCTCAAGGCCCTCTGTGACGACCTGCTGGCAATCAAAACGCCTCGTCTACTTTTGGCGGTCGATCACGAGGGTGGACGTATTCAACGCTTTCGCGTCGGCTTTTCGCGCCTGCCGGCCATGCGCAGCATCGGCGAACGACTGCGTGAATCGGTCGCCAACGCCGAGGCCGAGGCCGAACAGGTGGGTAACACCATTGGCACCGAGCTGGCCGCCTTTGGCATCGACCTGCCGTTTGCGCCGGTGCTCGATATTGACCACGGCGTGTCCGGCGTGATCGGTGACCGGGCTTTTGGCAGTGACGTGCAGACCGTCATCCAGTTGGCCCGCGCGTTTCGTCGCGGCTTGAACCGTGCCGGGCTCAGCGCCACCGGCAAGCATTATCCCGGCCACGGCGCGGTGACCGCCGACTCGCACCATGAGCTGCCGGTCGACCGCCGACCGCTGGCCGACATCGAGCGCGGCGAGCTGCAGCCGTTTGAGGCGCTGATTCGCGACGGCCTTGAATCCATCATGACCGCTCACGTGCGCTACACCGCAGTGGACGACACCCCCGCGTCGCTGTCGGCGCACTGGGTCAAAACCGTGCTGCGCAAACAACTCGGCTTTCAGGGCGTGGTGTTTACCGACGACCTGTCGATGGGGGGCGCGGCAGCGGTCGGCAGCATGGAAGACCGCGCCCGCATGGCGCTGGATGCCGGCTCCGACATGTTGCTGGTCTGTAATGACCGTCCGGCCAGCATTGCCCTGCTCGACGCACTGCGCGATGTGCGGCCCCGACCGACGGCCAGTGTTCGCCTGCACAATCTCTACCGCCGGGAGCCCGCATGA
- a CDS encoding L,D-transpeptidase, translating into MEIDIDLSAQRLVLRDGSRELMDVAISTGANGVGEVNGSGCTPRGRHRVRAKIGQGAPVGAVFRGRRWTGEVWNPEAHAAQPGRDWILTRILWLSGCEPGFNRLGSVDTFRRYIYLHGTPPVTPLGTPGSKGCIRMNNADIIQLFDQVAPGTVVTLHE; encoded by the coding sequence GTGGAGATTGACATCGACCTGTCGGCGCAGCGGCTGGTCCTCAGGGACGGCAGCCGCGAACTGATGGATGTCGCGATCTCGACTGGCGCCAACGGGGTTGGCGAGGTCAATGGCTCCGGCTGCACGCCGCGTGGTCGCCACCGGGTCCGCGCCAAGATCGGGCAGGGCGCGCCGGTCGGTGCGGTGTTTCGCGGACGTCGCTGGACCGGCGAGGTCTGGAACCCCGAAGCCCACGCCGCCCAGCCGGGGCGTGACTGGATTCTGACCCGCATCCTCTGGCTCTCGGGCTGTGAGCCGGGCTTCAATCGGCTGGGGTCGGTCGACACCTTTCGTCGTTACATCTACCTGCACGGCACGCCGCCGGTCACACCGCTGGGCACGCCCGGCTCCAAAGGCTGCATCCGCATGAACAACGCTGACATCATCCAACTCTTCGATCAGGTCGCGCCGGGTACCGTGGTGACATTGCATGAATAA
- a CDS encoding CYTH domain-containing protein, whose translation MPLEIERKFLLASAAWRGEVSRRQPMAQGYLVGVGGKSSIRVRVAGDEARLNIKAAVIGASRAEFDYGIPLDEGKTLLATLTVGTVEKTRHFVERDGLLWEIDEFHGHSEGLIVAEVELRSEDQAIVRPDWLGAEVTEKARYYNHALSQRPFRDWSEAEQRGD comes from the coding sequence ATGCCCCTCGAAATCGAACGTAAATTTCTGCTCGCCAGCGCCGCATGGCGTGGCGAGGTATCGCGCCGCCAACCCATGGCGCAGGGCTATCTGGTGGGCGTCGGCGGCAAGTCGTCGATTCGCGTGCGGGTGGCCGGTGATGAGGCGCGACTCAACATCAAGGCGGCGGTGATCGGCGCCAGCCGTGCCGAGTTTGACTACGGCATTCCGCTGGATGAAGGCAAAACGCTGCTGGCCACTCTCACCGTTGGCACGGTGGAAAAAACCCGTCACTTCGTCGAGCGCGACGGGCTGCTCTGGGAAATCGACGAGTTCCACGGCCACAGCGAGGGGCTGATTGTTGCGGAGGTCGAGCTGCGCAGCGAAGATCAGGCCATCGTCCGGCCCGACTGGCTGGGCGCCGAGGTCACCGAAAAGGCCCGTTACTACAACCACGCGCTGTCACAGCGTCCTTTCCGCGACTGGAGTGAGGCCGAACAACGTGGAGATTGA
- the rlmD gene encoding 23S rRNA (uracil(1939)-C(5))-methyltransferase RlmD, whose translation MRRRARRVPEGEHRAEVIDLSEDGRGIARIDGKVVFIADALPAETVTFKYLAAGKSFDEGQTLRVETPSPDRVTPGCTHFGVCGGCALQHLSPEAQVRFKQKQLIEALARIGKVTPTDIAAPVTGPVWGYRRRARMGAKWVINKQKVLVGFRERRTHLLAELQRCPVLDARVGEQLEVLADALARTGIADKIPQIEMAAAEHVCLSIRVLEKPTEDDLAVLRQLAEDTGFELRLQPGGLSTITPLNPPTRVLDYSPDGSERRLQFEIADFIQVNAFISQRVVNQAIDWLAPQPGERMLELFCGLGNFSLPLAARGVDLTAVEGDAGLVQRARDNARRNNLSIRFEKADLFKAGAEADWLAGHFDAVLLDPPRSGAEVMMPLIAAKKPSRVVYVSCQPGTLARDAGALVHQHGYRLARAGVMDMFPHTAHIESMALFVREA comes from the coding sequence ATGAGGCGACGGGCGCGTCGTGTCCCTGAAGGCGAGCACCGGGCCGAAGTCATCGACCTGTCTGAAGACGGTCGCGGCATTGCCCGCATCGACGGCAAGGTGGTGTTCATTGCGGATGCCTTGCCGGCGGAAACCGTCACCTTCAAGTACCTGGCCGCCGGCAAGTCATTTGACGAGGGGCAAACGCTGCGCGTTGAGACGCCGAGTCCCGACCGCGTCACGCCCGGCTGCACGCATTTTGGGGTCTGTGGCGGCTGCGCCCTGCAGCATCTGTCGCCTGAGGCGCAGGTCCGTTTCAAGCAGAAGCAATTGATTGAAGCGCTGGCACGCATCGGCAAAGTCACGCCGACAGACATCGCCGCGCCGGTGACCGGCCCGGTCTGGGGCTATCGCCGTCGCGCCCGCATGGGTGCGAAGTGGGTCATCAACAAGCAGAAGGTGTTGGTCGGGTTTCGCGAGCGGCGCACCCATCTGCTTGCCGAGCTGCAGCGCTGCCCGGTGCTCGATGCGCGCGTCGGCGAGCAGCTCGAGGTCCTGGCCGATGCCCTGGCGCGCACCGGCATTGCCGACAAGATTCCGCAGATCGAGATGGCCGCCGCAGAACATGTCTGCCTGTCGATTCGCGTGCTCGAAAAACCCACTGAAGACGACCTTGCCGTGCTGCGGCAGCTCGCCGAAGACACCGGTTTCGAGCTGCGCCTGCAGCCCGGCGGGCTGAGCACCATCACGCCGCTGAACCCGCCGACGCGGGTGCTCGACTATTCCCCGGACGGCAGCGAGCGGCGCCTGCAGTTCGAGATTGCCGACTTTATCCAGGTCAATGCTTTCATCAGCCAGCGTGTTGTCAACCAGGCCATCGACTGGCTGGCGCCGCAGCCCGGTGAGCGGATGCTGGAACTGTTCTGTGGACTCGGCAATTTCTCGCTGCCGCTGGCCGCGCGCGGCGTCGACCTCACGGCGGTCGAGGGCGACGCCGGTCTGGTGCAGCGCGCTCGCGACAACGCCCGGCGCAACAATCTGTCCATCCGCTTTGAAAAAGCTGACCTGTTCAAGGCGGGGGCCGAGGCGGATTGGCTGGCGGGTCACTTCGACGCCGTGCTGCTCGACCCACCCCGCAGCGGGGCCGAGGTGATGATGCCGCTGATCGCTGCCAAAAAGCCGTCTCGCGTGGTCTATGTATCGTGCCAGCCCGGCACCTTGGCGCGCGATGCCGGCGCGCTGGTGCATCAGCACGGCTATCGGTTGGCGCGGGCCGGGGTGATGGACATGTTTCCGCACACCGCACACATCGAGAGCATGGCGCTATTTGTTCGCGAGGCGTAA
- the cysM gene encoding cysteine synthase CysM: protein MSTQTLAHTIGNTPLVQMTRLPGIGNNRLFAKLEGNNPAGSVKDRPAYSMIYRAQERGQIKPGDTLIEATSGNTGIALAMAAAVLGYRMVLIMPAHMSAERRASMKAYGAEIIPVTQEQGMEGARDLAQQMAREGKGIVLDQFANPDNWRAHYEGTGPEIWRDTGGSITHFVSSMGTTGTIMGCSRFFKEQHPAPQIVGVQPDGESSIPGIRKWPEAYLPKIFERPRVDEVIEVSAAAAEATMRDMARIEGLFCGPSSGGAMWVALQLCKRLEGATIVSIACDRGDRYISTGVYPA from the coding sequence ATGTCTACTCAAACGCTGGCCCACACCATAGGCAACACGCCTCTGGTGCAAATGACGCGCCTGCCGGGCATCGGCAACAACCGATTGTTTGCAAAGCTCGAAGGCAATAATCCGGCCGGCTCGGTGAAAGACCGTCCGGCTTATTCGATGATTTATCGCGCGCAGGAGCGGGGCCAAATCAAGCCGGGAGACACCCTGATCGAGGCCACGTCGGGCAACACGGGCATCGCGCTGGCCATGGCGGCTGCGGTGCTGGGTTACCGCATGGTGCTGATCATGCCCGCCCACATGAGCGCCGAGCGTCGCGCCAGCATGAAGGCCTACGGCGCCGAGATCATCCCGGTGACCCAGGAACAGGGCATGGAGGGCGCACGCGATCTCGCCCAGCAGATGGCGCGTGAAGGCAAGGGCATCGTGCTCGATCAGTTCGCCAACCCGGACAACTGGCGCGCCCATTACGAGGGCACCGGCCCCGAGATCTGGCGCGACACCGGCGGGTCGATAACGCATTTCGTCTCCAGCATGGGGACCACCGGCACCATCATGGGCTGCTCGCGCTTCTTCAAGGAACAGCATCCAGCCCCGCAGATTGTCGGCGTTCAGCCCGATGGTGAGTCGTCGATTCCCGGCATCCGCAAATGGCCCGAGGCGTATCTGCCGAAGATCTTCGAGCGGCCGCGCGTCGATGAGGTGATCGAAGTGTCAGCGGCCGCTGCCGAAGCCACCATGCGTGACATGGCCCGTATCGAAGGACTCTTTTGCGGGCCGTCATCGGGCGGGGCCATGTGGGTGGCACTGCAGCTGTGCAAACGTCTGGAGGGTGCCACCATCGTCTCCATCGCCTGTGACCGGGGCGATCGCTACATCTCGACCGGCGTCTACCCGGCATGA
- a CDS encoding ATP-binding protein, whose amino-acid sequence MKSRLTPAICVFWMIQPWLLAGLLVGLLRWLMPGSALSDNPGALLLLAGALAMVLSIWLGLRLSRGLAHLAQASHALAQGRVEQRAPSDLSAPLHAVAEQLNQLARTMGQTQEHHNRLMQQSTTRLKAEHTRLQTLNNEMRAALLQTQAAAESQSALFANLSHELRTPLTGILGYADLLRRSALDPEQEQYLDTLDKSARGLLTMINDLLDWSRIESGRLRLNEERFDIHEVVENVTTLLAPLAYQKDLELVRIVYHDVPRWLSGDAQRLRQILTNLLSNAIKFTEVGEVVVRIMQGDADERHVWLDFSVQDTGVGISEAVQARLFQPFQQAGHSQGGSGLGLSISRRLAEMMGGEITLQSEPKKGSIFKARLPFRSAGRADDPPPDWRMRGSKVWLLEPHPTARLALTHWLSFWGVEVISFDSPQGLAERLEIAQGLPTLVIVGFHTDEIESLHPVLKRCGDRKPPLLALVASASLDIQLRLRALGAAACVPKSIDHQALLQVLVDLSTQTASQRPLARRRALIADNNLSNLRYLALLAVELGLEVLEARDGEQALALYREHRVEFVLLDARMPRLDGPGCARAIRESATEGSQPRIVAISAHLEPDERRAFLDAGADQILLKPFDERQLLNALLPAPARQATPSSRLLGKDPEMLSLLREELPLQRAELDSAFAADALDVARDAAHQLRGTAAFYHLGHLREATNALEERLRLVAATDDARPECEAVHRAIATALTEIDARLAELAD is encoded by the coding sequence TTGAAGTCGCGGCTGACCCCTGCAATCTGCGTGTTCTGGATGATCCAGCCATGGTTGCTGGCCGGACTGCTGGTCGGCCTGTTGCGCTGGCTGATGCCGGGCAGTGCATTGAGCGACAACCCAGGGGCCCTGCTACTACTGGCGGGCGCACTCGCCATGGTGCTGAGCATCTGGCTTGGGCTGCGCCTGTCGCGCGGGCTGGCACATTTAGCGCAGGCGAGCCACGCCCTGGCACAGGGACGTGTCGAGCAACGCGCGCCCTCCGACCTGTCCGCGCCCCTGCATGCCGTGGCCGAACAGCTCAACCAGCTGGCGCGCACCATGGGCCAGACGCAGGAGCACCACAACCGGCTGATGCAGCAATCCACGACCCGCCTCAAGGCCGAGCACACGCGGCTGCAGACCCTCAACAACGAGATGCGCGCCGCGCTGCTGCAGACGCAGGCGGCCGCCGAAAGCCAGTCCGCCCTGTTCGCCAATCTCAGCCACGAACTGCGGACGCCGCTGACCGGCATTCTCGGCTACGCCGACCTGTTGCGACGTTCGGCGCTTGATCCCGAGCAGGAGCAATACCTCGACACCCTCGACAAGTCGGCGCGCGGCCTGCTGACGATGATCAACGACCTGCTCGACTGGAGCCGCATCGAGTCGGGTCGTCTGCGGCTCAATGAGGAGCGCTTCGATATTCACGAAGTGGTCGAAAACGTAACCACCCTGCTGGCGCCACTGGCGTATCAGAAAGACCTGGAGCTGGTGCGTATCGTTTACCACGACGTGCCGCGCTGGTTGTCAGGCGATGCCCAACGTCTGCGACAGATTCTCACCAACCTGCTGTCCAACGCCATCAAATTCACCGAGGTCGGCGAAGTCGTCGTGCGCATCATGCAAGGCGACGCCGATGAGCGGCACGTGTGGCTGGATTTTTCCGTGCAGGACACGGGCGTCGGCATCAGCGAGGCGGTACAGGCGCGGTTGTTCCAGCCGTTTCAACAGGCCGGTCACAGTCAGGGCGGCAGTGGCCTGGGCTTGTCGATCAGCCGCCGTCTGGCCGAGATGATGGGCGGTGAGATCACCTTGCAGAGTGAACCGAAAAAGGGCTCGATCTTCAAGGCTCGGCTCCCTTTCCGCAGCGCTGGCCGCGCCGATGACCCACCGCCGGACTGGCGTATGCGGGGCAGCAAGGTGTGGCTGCTGGAACCGCATCCCACCGCGCGCCTGGCGCTGACCCATTGGCTGAGCTTTTGGGGCGTCGAGGTGATCAGCTTCGACAGCCCGCAGGGGCTTGCCGAGCGGCTGGAAATTGCGCAGGGGCTCCCCACCCTGGTGATCGTCGGCTTTCACACCGACGAGATCGAATCGCTGCACCCGGTGCTCAAGCGTTGTGGTGACCGCAAGCCGCCGCTGCTGGCATTGGTGGCCTCGGCCTCGCTGGACATACAACTGCGGCTCCGAGCGCTGGGCGCCGCGGCCTGTGTGCCCAAGTCCATCGACCATCAGGCGCTACTGCAGGTGCTGGTCGACCTCAGCACCCAGACCGCCAGCCAGAGACCGCTGGCGCGGCGCCGTGCCCTGATTGCCGATAACAATCTCAGCAACCTTCGCTACCTCGCGCTGCTGGCGGTCGAGCTGGGGCTGGAGGTGCTTGAGGCGCGCGATGGCGAGCAGGCGCTGGCCCTGTACCGCGAGCACCGGGTCGAATTTGTGCTGCTCGATGCCCGCATGCCGCGACTTGACGGACCTGGTTGCGCGCGCGCCATTCGTGAGTCGGCGACAGAGGGCTCGCAGCCACGCATCGTCGCCATCAGCGCTCACCTTGAGCCGGACGAGCGGCGCGCCTTTCTTGATGCGGGTGCCGACCAGATTCTGCTCAAACCGTTTGACGAGCGGCAGTTGCTCAACGCCCTGCTGCCGGCCCCGGCCCGGCAAGCGACACCCTCCTCACGGCTACTGGGCAAGGACCCGGAAATGCTGTCGCTGCTGCGTGAAGAGTTGCCGCTACAGCGGGCCGAGCTTGACTCGGCTTTCGCCGCCGACGCGCTTGATGTCGCCCGCGACGCGGCCCACCAACTGCGCGGCACGGCCGCGTTCTATCACCTGGGCCATCTGCGTGAAGCCACCAATGCGCTGGAAGAGCGGCTGCGCCTGGTGGCCGCCACGGATGACGCACGCCCCGAGTGCGAGGCCGTTCACCGCGCCATCGCCACCGCCCTGACCGAGATCGACGCGCGGCTGGCCGAACTGGCTGACTGA
- the acpS gene encoding holo-ACP synthase, giving the protein MIVGLGNDLIRVSRIERVLARHGQRFLDRLLTEDEQADLPEGAQRANRVAKSFAAKEALVKALGTGFRGVDHRDCGVRRTAIGAPSLQFSAALQALLDQRGISHAHLALTDDGDWVLATVILEQH; this is encoded by the coding sequence ATGATCGTCGGGCTGGGCAACGACCTGATTCGCGTCAGCCGCATCGAGCGGGTGCTGGCGCGTCACGGCCAGCGCTTCCTCGATCGCTTACTGACCGAAGACGAACAGGCTGATCTGCCCGAAGGCGCCCAGCGCGCCAACCGCGTGGCGAAAAGTTTTGCCGCCAAAGAAGCGCTGGTGAAGGCGCTGGGCACGGGCTTTCGCGGGGTCGATCATCGCGACTGCGGTGTGCGTCGTACCGCCATTGGCGCGCCATCGCTGCAGTTCAGCGCGGCGCTGCAGGCGTTGCTCGATCAGCGCGGCATCAGCCACGCGCATCTCGCGCTCACCGACGACGGCGACTGGGTGTTGGCCACGGTGATTCTCGAACAACACTGA
- a CDS encoding pyridoxine 5'-phosphate synthase — MSVSGVPSLRLGVNIDHVATVRQARGTVYPDPVEAGLMAASGGAHSLTIHLREDRRHIQDDDVFRLVARSPVPVNLEIAVTDEMIALACQARPAFACLVPEKRQEITTEGGLDVAGHAAAVTQACTRLRQAGVVPALFIDADPAQLAASLATGAPHIEIHTGRYADAEGDVQHHELQRIRDFARVAADAGLEVHAGHGLHLQNVGAIARIPEIVELNIGHSLIARALFVGLPAAIAEMRRVMTDARADLRPRAA; from the coding sequence ATGTCTGTTTCTGGTGTCCCGTCACTGCGCCTTGGCGTCAATATTGACCATGTGGCCACCGTGCGTCAGGCGCGTGGCACGGTGTATCCCGACCCGGTCGAGGCCGGGTTGATGGCGGCCAGCGGCGGCGCGCACAGCCTGACCATTCATTTGCGCGAAGACCGGCGCCACATCCAGGACGACGACGTTTTTCGGCTGGTGGCGCGCAGCCCGGTACCGGTCAACCTTGAAATCGCCGTCACCGACGAGATGATTGCGCTGGCCTGTCAGGCCCGTCCGGCGTTTGCCTGTCTGGTGCCGGAAAAGCGGCAAGAGATCACCACCGAAGGCGGCCTCGATGTTGCCGGGCACGCAGCGGCAGTGACCCAAGCCTGCACGCGCCTGCGACAGGCCGGTGTCGTGCCGGCGCTGTTCATTGATGCCGACCCGGCGCAACTTGCCGCCAGCCTTGCCACGGGCGCGCCGCACATCGAAATCCACACGGGTCGTTATGCCGATGCCGAGGGCGACGTACAACACCACGAACTGCAGCGCATTCGCGACTTCGCACGCGTAGCGGCCGACGCCGGGCTCGAAGTCCACGCCGGCCACGGCCTACATTTACAGAACGTCGGCGCCATTGCCCGCATCCCGGAAATTGTCGAGCTCAACATTGGCCACAGCCTGATCGCCCGGGCCCTTTTCGTCGGCCTGCCGGCGGCAATCGCCGAGATGCGCCGCGTGATGACGGATGCGCGTGCCGACCTCCGGCCGCGCGCCGCATGA
- the recO gene encoding DNA repair protein RecO → MTSAYVLQSRPYRETSALLELFTPEHGRVGAVGRGARAPRSRLRGALQPFALLDIGLTGGGELKTLTHADVEALPPPLSAERVLYGWYLNELLLKLLARDDPHPLLFSAYVHALEAVSGAAADSALRRFEWRLLQEVGFGLAHLPEGEGQSWRWTAQGVWQRAVAAEGITRATLEALAADEATLDAAQCIAARRLLKPVLDQALGGRKLQSSVLMRQFRTRLPPA, encoded by the coding sequence TTGACGTCGGCCTACGTTCTCCAATCCCGGCCCTACCGTGAAACCTCGGCACTGCTCGAGCTGTTTACGCCCGAGCACGGACGGGTGGGGGCCGTGGGTCGCGGGGCGCGGGCGCCGCGTAGCCGCCTGCGCGGGGCCTTGCAGCCCTTTGCACTGCTCGATATCGGGCTGACTGGCGGTGGTGAACTCAAGACCCTGACGCATGCCGACGTTGAGGCCTTGCCGCCGCCGTTGTCAGCCGAGCGGGTGCTCTACGGCTGGTACCTCAACGAACTGTTGCTGAAGTTGCTGGCGCGCGATGATCCCCATCCGCTGCTGTTCAGTGCCTACGTCCACGCGCTGGAAGCCGTGTCAGGCGCGGCGGCCGACTCGGCACTGCGGCGTTTCGAGTGGCGGCTGCTGCAGGAGGTCGGCTTCGGGCTGGCCCACCTGCCCGAGGGTGAGGGGCAGAGCTGGCGGTGGACCGCGCAGGGTGTGTGGCAACGGGCAGTCGCCGCAGAGGGCATCACGCGGGCGACGCTGGAGGCCCTGGCTGCTGATGAGGCGACTCTGGACGCCGCGCAGTGCATTGCCGCAAGGCGGCTGCTCAAGCCGGTGCTGGATCAGGCCCTGGGTGGGCGCAAGCTGCAAAGCTCGGTGCTGATGCGACAGTTCCGCACGCGGCTGCCCCCGGCATAA